The following are from one region of the Haliaeetus albicilla chromosome 24, bHalAlb1.1, whole genome shotgun sequence genome:
- the CNBP gene encoding CCHC-type zinc finger nucleic acid binding protein isoform X3, giving the protein MSSNECFKCGRTGHWARECPTGIGRGRGMRSRGRGFQFMSSSLPDICYRCGESGHLAKDCDLQEDEACYNCGRGGHIAKDCKEPKREREQCCYNCGKPGHLARDCDHADEQKCYSCGEFGHIQKDCTKVKCYRCGETGHVAINCSKTSEVNCYRCGESGHLARECTIEATA; this is encoded by the exons ATGAGCAGCAACGAGTGCTTCAAGTGTGGACGTACCGGCCACTGGGCTCGGGAGTGCCCTACTGGAATTGGCCGTGGTCGTGGGATGAGAAGCCGTGGCAGAG GCTTCCAGTTCATGTCTTCATCTCTTCCGGACATCTGTTACCGCTGTGGTGAGTCTGGCCATCTTGCCAAGGACTGTGATCTTCAGGAGGAT GAAGCCTGCTATAACTGCGGTAGAGGTGGCCATATTGCGAAGGACTGCAAGGAGCcgaagagggagagagagcagTGCTGCTACAACTGTGGCAAACCTGGCCATCTGGCTCGTGACTGTGACCATGCAGATGAGCAGAAGTGCTATTCTTGTGGAGAGTTTGGACACATTCAAAAAGACTGCACCAAAGTGAAATGCTATAG GTGTGGTGAAACTGGCCATGTAGCCATCAACTGCAGCAAGACCAGTGAAGTCAACTGCTATCGCTGCGGCGAGTCAGGGCACCTTGCACGGGAATGCACAATTGAAGCTACAGcctaa
- the CNBP gene encoding CCHC-type zinc finger nucleic acid binding protein isoform X2: MSSNECFKCGRTGHWARECPTGIGRGRGMRSRGRAGFQFMSSSLPDICYRCGESGHLAKDCDLQEDACYNCGRGGHIAKDCKEPKREREQCCYNCGKPGHLARDCDHADEQKCYSCGEFGHIQKDCTKVKCYRCGETGHVAINCSKTSEVNCYRCGESGHLARECTIEATA, encoded by the exons ATGAGCAGCAACGAGTGCTTCAAGTGTGGACGTACCGGCCACTGGGCTCGGGAGTGCCCTACTGGAATTGGCCGTGGTCGTGGGATGAGAAGCCGTGGCAGAG CAGGCTTCCAGTTCATGTCTTCATCTCTTCCGGACATCTGTTACCGCTGTGGTGAGTCTGGCCATCTTGCCAAGGACTGTGATCTTCAGGAGGATG CCTGCTATAACTGCGGTAGAGGTGGCCATATTGCGAAGGACTGCAAGGAGCcgaagagggagagagagcagTGCTGCTACAACTGTGGCAAACCTGGCCATCTGGCTCGTGACTGTGACCATGCAGATGAGCAGAAGTGCTATTCTTGTGGAGAGTTTGGACACATTCAAAAAGACTGCACCAAAGTGAAATGCTATAG GTGTGGTGAAACTGGCCATGTAGCCATCAACTGCAGCAAGACCAGTGAAGTCAACTGCTATCGCTGCGGCGAGTCAGGGCACCTTGCACGGGAATGCACAATTGAAGCTACAGcctaa
- the CNBP gene encoding CCHC-type zinc finger nucleic acid binding protein isoform X4 yields the protein MSSNECFKCGRTGHWARECPTGIGRGRGMRSRGRGFQFMSSSLPDICYRCGESGHLAKDCDLQEDACYNCGRGGHIAKDCKEPKREREQCCYNCGKPGHLARDCDHADEQKCYSCGEFGHIQKDCTKVKCYRCGETGHVAINCSKTSEVNCYRCGESGHLARECTIEATA from the exons ATGAGCAGCAACGAGTGCTTCAAGTGTGGACGTACCGGCCACTGGGCTCGGGAGTGCCCTACTGGAATTGGCCGTGGTCGTGGGATGAGAAGCCGTGGCAGAG GCTTCCAGTTCATGTCTTCATCTCTTCCGGACATCTGTTACCGCTGTGGTGAGTCTGGCCATCTTGCCAAGGACTGTGATCTTCAGGAGGATG CCTGCTATAACTGCGGTAGAGGTGGCCATATTGCGAAGGACTGCAAGGAGCcgaagagggagagagagcagTGCTGCTACAACTGTGGCAAACCTGGCCATCTGGCTCGTGACTGTGACCATGCAGATGAGCAGAAGTGCTATTCTTGTGGAGAGTTTGGACACATTCAAAAAGACTGCACCAAAGTGAAATGCTATAG GTGTGGTGAAACTGGCCATGTAGCCATCAACTGCAGCAAGACCAGTGAAGTCAACTGCTATCGCTGCGGCGAGTCAGGGCACCTTGCACGGGAATGCACAATTGAAGCTACAGcctaa
- the CNBP gene encoding CCHC-type zinc finger nucleic acid binding protein isoform X1, with the protein MSSNECFKCGRTGHWARECPTGIGRGRGMRSRGRAGFQFMSSSLPDICYRCGESGHLAKDCDLQEDEACYNCGRGGHIAKDCKEPKREREQCCYNCGKPGHLARDCDHADEQKCYSCGEFGHIQKDCTKVKCYRCGETGHVAINCSKTSEVNCYRCGESGHLARECTIEATA; encoded by the exons ATGAGCAGCAACGAGTGCTTCAAGTGTGGACGTACCGGCCACTGGGCTCGGGAGTGCCCTACTGGAATTGGCCGTGGTCGTGGGATGAGAAGCCGTGGCAGAG CAGGCTTCCAGTTCATGTCTTCATCTCTTCCGGACATCTGTTACCGCTGTGGTGAGTCTGGCCATCTTGCCAAGGACTGTGATCTTCAGGAGGAT GAAGCCTGCTATAACTGCGGTAGAGGTGGCCATATTGCGAAGGACTGCAAGGAGCcgaagagggagagagagcagTGCTGCTACAACTGTGGCAAACCTGGCCATCTGGCTCGTGACTGTGACCATGCAGATGAGCAGAAGTGCTATTCTTGTGGAGAGTTTGGACACATTCAAAAAGACTGCACCAAAGTGAAATGCTATAG GTGTGGTGAAACTGGCCATGTAGCCATCAACTGCAGCAAGACCAGTGAAGTCAACTGCTATCGCTGCGGCGAGTCAGGGCACCTTGCACGGGAATGCACAATTGAAGCTACAGcctaa